A single genomic interval of Physeter macrocephalus isolate SW-GA unplaced genomic scaffold, ASM283717v5 random_166, whole genome shotgun sequence harbors:
- the ADAM15 gene encoding disintegrin and metalloproteinase domain-containing protein 15 isoform X4, giving the protein MRLALLWALGLLGAGSPLPSRPLPDIGGTEEKQARPERALNGSSEPQILQDNLTLSLAEVLQTSLPEALRIKLELDGESHILELLQNRELVSGRPTLVWYQPDGTRLVSEGHTLENCCYQGRVQGHANSWVSVCTCSGLRGLVILSPERSYSLELGPGDLQGPPVISRLQDLLLPGHTCALSWPASVPTQAPPEHPLGQRHLLQWRRDVVTETKIVELVIVADHSEVLRYRDFQSLLNRTLEVALLLDTFFRPLNVRVALVGLEAWTQRDLIEISQHPGLTLDSFLRWRRTDLLPRLPHDSAQLVTATSFSGPMVGMAIQNSICSPEFSGGVNMDHSTSILGVASSIAHELGHSLGLGHDSPGNSCPCPGPAPAKSCIMESSTDFLPGLNFSNCSRQALEKALLGGMGSCLFERLSSLPSMASVCGNMLVEPGEQCDCGFPDDCTDPCCDYFTCQLRPGAQCASDGLCCQNCQLRPAGWQCRSTRGDCDLPEFCPGDSSQCPPDVSLGDGEPCAGGQAVCMQGRCTSYAQQCQALWGPGAQPAAPLCLLTANTRGDAFGSCGRSPDGSYVSCAPRDAICGQLQCQGGRAQPLLGSTRDLHWEMLEANGTQLKLNCSWVHLDLGNDVAQPLLTLPGTACGPGLVCIDRQCQPVEILGTQGCRSKCHGHGVCNSNRHCHCEEGWAPPDCTTRIRATSSLTTGLPLSLLLLLVLVLLGVSYWHRARLRQRLCQLKGPSCQYRAAQSTPPERPGPPQRALLMPGAKQASALGFPAPPSRPLPPDPVPKRLQAEMADRPNPPTRPLPADPVVRYPKSQGPTKPPPPRKPLPTDPQGQRPSADLPGPGAGIPSPVVPTRPAPPPPAVSSLYL; this is encoded by the exons ATGCGGCTGGCGCTGCTCTgggccctggggctcctgggggccGGCAGCCCTCTGCCCTCCCGGCCGCTCCCAGATATAG GTGGCACTGAGGAGAAGCAGGCAAGGCCAGAGAGGGCCCTGAATGGGTCTTCGGAGCCCCAGATCCTTCAGGACAACCTCACGCTCAGCCTAGCAGAGGTACTTCAG ACCAGTCTGCCTGAGGCTTTGCGGATCAAATTGGAATTGGATGGTGAGAGTCATATCCTGGAGCTGCTACAGAATAG GGAGCTAGTCTCAGGCCGCCCAACCCTGGTGTGGTACCAGCCTGATGGCACCCGGTTGGTCAGTGAGGGACACACTCTG GAGAACTGCTGCTACCAGGGAAGAGTGCAGGGCCACGCCAACTCCTGGGTCTCTGTCTGCACCTGCTCTGGGCTCAG GGGCTTGGTGATCCTGTCCCCAGAGAGAAGCTACTCCctggagctggggcctggggacCTTCAGGGTCCCCCTGTTATCTCCCGGCTCCAAGACCTCCTCCTGCCAGGCCACACTTGTGCCCTGAGCTGGCCTGCATCTGTGCCCACTCAGGCTCCACCAGAGCACCCCCTGGGACAGCGTCACCTTCTCCAG TGGAGGCGGGACGTGGTGACAGAGACCAAGATTGTTGAGCTGGTGATTGTGGCTGACCATTCCGAG GTCCTGAGGTACCGGGACTTCCAGAGCCTGCTGAACCGCACCCTGGAAGTGGCCCTCCTCCTGGACACA TTCTTCAGGCCTCTGAATGTCCGGGTGGCGCTAGTGGGCCTGGAGGCCTGGACTCAGCGTGACCTGATAGAGATAAGCCAGCACCCAGGTCTCACACTAGACAGCTTCCTCCGCTGGCGCCGGACAGACCTGCTGCCTCGGTTGCCCCATGACAGTGCCCAGCTGGTGAC TGCCACGTCATTCTCTGGGCCCATGGTGGGCATGGCCATTCAGAACTCCATCTGTTCTCCTGAATTCTCAGGAGGTGTGAACATG GACCACTCCACAAGCATCCTGGGAGTCGCCTCCTCAATAGCCCACGAGTTGGGCCACAGCCTAGGCCTGGGCCATGACTCACCTGGGAACAGCTGCCCCTGTCCAGGTCCAGCCCCGGCCAAGAGCTGCATCATGGAGTCCTCGACAGA CTTCCTGCCAGGCCTGAACTTCAGCAACTGCAGCCGACAGGCCCTGGAAAAAGCCCTCCTGGGTGGAATGGGCAGCTGCCTCTTTGAACGGCTCTCCAGTCTGCCCTCGATGGCCAGTGTCTGCGGAAATATGTTGGTGGAGCCCGGCGAGCAGTGTGACTGTGGCTTCCCAGAT GACTGCACTGATCCTTGCTGTGATTACTTCACCTGCCAGCTGAGGCCAGGGGCACAGTGTGCGTCCGATGGACTCTGTTGTCAAAATTGCCAG CTGCGCCCGGCTGGCTGGCAGTGCCGCTCTACCAGAGGTGACTGTGACTTGCCCGAGTTCTGCCCAGGAGACAGCTCCCAGTGTCCCCCTGATGTCAGCCTGGGGGACGGTGAGCCGTGTGCTGGTGGACAGGCTGTGTGCATGCAAGGACGCTGTACCTCCTACGCCCAGCAGTGCCAGGCTCTCTGGGGGCCTGGGGCCCAGCCCGCCGCACCACTTTGCCTCCTTACTGCCAACACTCGGGGGGACGCCTTTGGCAGCTGTGGGCGCAGCCCTGATGGCAGCTATGTGTCCTGTGCCCCTAG AGATGCCATTTGTGGGCAGCTCCAgtgccagggagggagggcccagCCTCTGCTGGGCTCAACCCGAGATCTTCACTGGGAGATGCTGGAAGCCAACGGGACCCAGCTGAAATTGAACTGCAGCTGGGTACACCTGGACCTGGGCAACGATGTGGCCCAGCCCCTGCTGACTCTGCCTGGCACAGCCTGTGGCCCCGGCCTG GTGTGCATCGACCGTCAATGCCAACCGGTGGAGATCCTGGGAACACAGGGATGTCGAAGCAAATGCCATGGGCATGGG GTCTGCAACAGCAACAGACACTGCCACTGTGAGGAGGGTTGGGCGCCCCCAGACTGCACCACCCGCATCAGAG CAACCAGCTCCCTGACCACAGGGCTGCCCCTCAGCCTTCTGTTGTTGCTGGTCCTGGTGCTGCTTGGTGTCAGCTACTGGCACCGTGCCCGCCTGCGCCAGCGACTCTGCCAGCTTAAGGGACCCAGCTGCCAATACAG GGCAGCCCAGTCTACTCCCCCCGAACGCCCAGGACCCCCGCAGAGGGCTCTGCTAATGCCAGGTGCCAAG CAGGCTAGTGCTCTTGGCTtcccggcccctccctccaggccgCTGCCTCCTGACCCTGTGCCCAAGAGACTCCAG GCTGAGATGGCTGACCGACCCAATCCCCCCACCCGCCCTCTGCCCGCTGACCCGGTGGTGAGGTACCCGAAG tctcaggGGCCCACCAAGCCCCCACCCCCGAGAAAACCACTGCCTACTGACCCTCAGGGCCAGCGCCCTTCGGCTGACCTGCCTGGCCCTGGAGCTGGAATCCCGTCCCCAGTGGTACCCACCAG GCCTGCACCGCCGCCCCCAGCAGTGTCCTCGCTCTACCTCTGA
- the ADAM15 gene encoding disintegrin and metalloproteinase domain-containing protein 15 isoform X10, with protein sequence MRLALLWALGLLGAGSPLPSRPLPDIGGTEEKQARPERALNGSSEPQILQDNLTLSLAEVLQTSLPEALRIKLELDGESHILELLQNRELVSGRPTLVWYQPDGTRLVSEGHTLENCCYQGRVQGHANSWVSVCTCSGLRGLVILSPERSYSLELGPGDLQGPPVISRLQDLLLPGHTCALSWPASVPTQAPPEHPLGQRHLLQWRRDVVTETKIVELVIVADHSEVLRYRDFQSLLNRTLEVALLLDTFFRPLNVRVALVGLEAWTQRDLIEISQHPGLTLDSFLRWRRTDLLPRLPHDSAQLVTATSFSGPMVGMAIQNSICSPEFSGGVNMDHSTSILGVASSIAHELGHSLGLGHDSPGNSCPCPGPAPAKSCIMESSTDFLPGLNFSNCSRQALEKALLGGMGSCLFERLSSLPSMASVCGNMLVEPGEQCDCGFPDDCTDPCCDYFTCQLRPGAQCASDGLCCQNCQLRPAGWQCRSTRGDCDLPEFCPGDSSQCPPDVSLGDGEPCAGGQAVCMQGRCTSYAQQCQALWGPGAQPAAPLCLLTANTRGDAFGSCGRSPDGSYVSCAPRDAICGQLQCQGGRAQPLLGSTRDLHWEMLEANGTQLKLNCSWVHLDLGNDVAQPLLTLPGTACGPGLVCIDRQCQPVEILGTQGCRSKCHGHGVCNSNRHCHCEEGWAPPDCTTRIRATSSLTTGLPLSLLLLLVLVLLGVSYWHRARLRQRLCQLKGPSCQYRAAQSTPPERPGPPQRALLMPGAKAEMADRPNPPTRPLPADPVVRYPKSQGPTKPPPPRKPLPTDPQGQRPSADLPGPGAGIPSPVVPTRPAPPPPAVSSLYL encoded by the exons ATGCGGCTGGCGCTGCTCTgggccctggggctcctgggggccGGCAGCCCTCTGCCCTCCCGGCCGCTCCCAGATATAG GTGGCACTGAGGAGAAGCAGGCAAGGCCAGAGAGGGCCCTGAATGGGTCTTCGGAGCCCCAGATCCTTCAGGACAACCTCACGCTCAGCCTAGCAGAGGTACTTCAG ACCAGTCTGCCTGAGGCTTTGCGGATCAAATTGGAATTGGATGGTGAGAGTCATATCCTGGAGCTGCTACAGAATAG GGAGCTAGTCTCAGGCCGCCCAACCCTGGTGTGGTACCAGCCTGATGGCACCCGGTTGGTCAGTGAGGGACACACTCTG GAGAACTGCTGCTACCAGGGAAGAGTGCAGGGCCACGCCAACTCCTGGGTCTCTGTCTGCACCTGCTCTGGGCTCAG GGGCTTGGTGATCCTGTCCCCAGAGAGAAGCTACTCCctggagctggggcctggggacCTTCAGGGTCCCCCTGTTATCTCCCGGCTCCAAGACCTCCTCCTGCCAGGCCACACTTGTGCCCTGAGCTGGCCTGCATCTGTGCCCACTCAGGCTCCACCAGAGCACCCCCTGGGACAGCGTCACCTTCTCCAG TGGAGGCGGGACGTGGTGACAGAGACCAAGATTGTTGAGCTGGTGATTGTGGCTGACCATTCCGAG GTCCTGAGGTACCGGGACTTCCAGAGCCTGCTGAACCGCACCCTGGAAGTGGCCCTCCTCCTGGACACA TTCTTCAGGCCTCTGAATGTCCGGGTGGCGCTAGTGGGCCTGGAGGCCTGGACTCAGCGTGACCTGATAGAGATAAGCCAGCACCCAGGTCTCACACTAGACAGCTTCCTCCGCTGGCGCCGGACAGACCTGCTGCCTCGGTTGCCCCATGACAGTGCCCAGCTGGTGAC TGCCACGTCATTCTCTGGGCCCATGGTGGGCATGGCCATTCAGAACTCCATCTGTTCTCCTGAATTCTCAGGAGGTGTGAACATG GACCACTCCACAAGCATCCTGGGAGTCGCCTCCTCAATAGCCCACGAGTTGGGCCACAGCCTAGGCCTGGGCCATGACTCACCTGGGAACAGCTGCCCCTGTCCAGGTCCAGCCCCGGCCAAGAGCTGCATCATGGAGTCCTCGACAGA CTTCCTGCCAGGCCTGAACTTCAGCAACTGCAGCCGACAGGCCCTGGAAAAAGCCCTCCTGGGTGGAATGGGCAGCTGCCTCTTTGAACGGCTCTCCAGTCTGCCCTCGATGGCCAGTGTCTGCGGAAATATGTTGGTGGAGCCCGGCGAGCAGTGTGACTGTGGCTTCCCAGAT GACTGCACTGATCCTTGCTGTGATTACTTCACCTGCCAGCTGAGGCCAGGGGCACAGTGTGCGTCCGATGGACTCTGTTGTCAAAATTGCCAG CTGCGCCCGGCTGGCTGGCAGTGCCGCTCTACCAGAGGTGACTGTGACTTGCCCGAGTTCTGCCCAGGAGACAGCTCCCAGTGTCCCCCTGATGTCAGCCTGGGGGACGGTGAGCCGTGTGCTGGTGGACAGGCTGTGTGCATGCAAGGACGCTGTACCTCCTACGCCCAGCAGTGCCAGGCTCTCTGGGGGCCTGGGGCCCAGCCCGCCGCACCACTTTGCCTCCTTACTGCCAACACTCGGGGGGACGCCTTTGGCAGCTGTGGGCGCAGCCCTGATGGCAGCTATGTGTCCTGTGCCCCTAG AGATGCCATTTGTGGGCAGCTCCAgtgccagggagggagggcccagCCTCTGCTGGGCTCAACCCGAGATCTTCACTGGGAGATGCTGGAAGCCAACGGGACCCAGCTGAAATTGAACTGCAGCTGGGTACACCTGGACCTGGGCAACGATGTGGCCCAGCCCCTGCTGACTCTGCCTGGCACAGCCTGTGGCCCCGGCCTG GTGTGCATCGACCGTCAATGCCAACCGGTGGAGATCCTGGGAACACAGGGATGTCGAAGCAAATGCCATGGGCATGGG GTCTGCAACAGCAACAGACACTGCCACTGTGAGGAGGGTTGGGCGCCCCCAGACTGCACCACCCGCATCAGAG CAACCAGCTCCCTGACCACAGGGCTGCCCCTCAGCCTTCTGTTGTTGCTGGTCCTGGTGCTGCTTGGTGTCAGCTACTGGCACCGTGCCCGCCTGCGCCAGCGACTCTGCCAGCTTAAGGGACCCAGCTGCCAATACAG GGCAGCCCAGTCTACTCCCCCCGAACGCCCAGGACCCCCGCAGAGGGCTCTGCTAATGCCAGGTGCCAAG GCTGAGATGGCTGACCGACCCAATCCCCCCACCCGCCCTCTGCCCGCTGACCCGGTGGTGAGGTACCCGAAG tctcaggGGCCCACCAAGCCCCCACCCCCGAGAAAACCACTGCCTACTGACCCTCAGGGCCAGCGCCCTTCGGCTGACCTGCCTGGCCCTGGAGCTGGAATCCCGTCCCCAGTGGTACCCACCAG GCCTGCACCGCCGCCCCCAGCAGTGTCCTCGCTCTACCTCTGA
- the ADAM15 gene encoding disintegrin and metalloproteinase domain-containing protein 15 isoform X9, with the protein MRLALLWALGLLGAGSPLPSRPLPDIGGTEEKQARPERALNGSSEPQILQDNLTLSLAEVLQTSLPEALRIKLELDGESHILELLQNRELVSGRPTLVWYQPDGTRLVSEGHTLENCCYQGRVQGHANSWVSVCTCSGLRGLVILSPERSYSLELGPGDLQGPPVISRLQDLLLPGHTCALSWPASVPTQAPPEHPLGQRHLLQWRRDVVTETKIVELVIVADHSEVLRYRDFQSLLNRTLEVALLLDTFFRPLNVRVALVGLEAWTQRDLIEISQHPGLTLDSFLRWRRTDLLPRLPHDSAQLVTATSFSGPMVGMAIQNSICSPEFSGGVNMDHSTSILGVASSIAHELGHSLGLGHDSPGNSCPCPGPAPAKSCIMESSTDFLPGLNFSNCSRQALEKALLGGMGSCLFERLSSLPSMASVCGNMLVEPGEQCDCGFPDDCTDPCCDYFTCQLRPGAQCASDGLCCQNCQLRPAGWQCRSTRGDCDLPEFCPGDSSQCPPDVSLGDGEPCAGGQAVCMQGRCTSYAQQCQALWGPGAQPAAPLCLLTANTRGDAFGSCGRSPDGSYVSCAPRDAICGQLQCQGGRAQPLLGSTRDLHWEMLEANGTQLKLNCSWVHLDLGNDVAQPLLTLPGTACGPGLVCIDRQCQPVEILGTQGCRSKCHGHGVCNSNRHCHCEEGWAPPDCTTRIRATSSLTTGLPLSLLLLLVLVLLGVSYWHRARLRQRLCQLKGPSCQYRAAQSTPPERPGPPQRALLMPGAKQASALGFPAPPSRPLPPDPVPKRLQSQGPTKPPPPRKPLPTDPQGQRPSADLPGPGAGIPSPVVPTRPAPPPPAVSSLYL; encoded by the exons ATGCGGCTGGCGCTGCTCTgggccctggggctcctgggggccGGCAGCCCTCTGCCCTCCCGGCCGCTCCCAGATATAG GTGGCACTGAGGAGAAGCAGGCAAGGCCAGAGAGGGCCCTGAATGGGTCTTCGGAGCCCCAGATCCTTCAGGACAACCTCACGCTCAGCCTAGCAGAGGTACTTCAG ACCAGTCTGCCTGAGGCTTTGCGGATCAAATTGGAATTGGATGGTGAGAGTCATATCCTGGAGCTGCTACAGAATAG GGAGCTAGTCTCAGGCCGCCCAACCCTGGTGTGGTACCAGCCTGATGGCACCCGGTTGGTCAGTGAGGGACACACTCTG GAGAACTGCTGCTACCAGGGAAGAGTGCAGGGCCACGCCAACTCCTGGGTCTCTGTCTGCACCTGCTCTGGGCTCAG GGGCTTGGTGATCCTGTCCCCAGAGAGAAGCTACTCCctggagctggggcctggggacCTTCAGGGTCCCCCTGTTATCTCCCGGCTCCAAGACCTCCTCCTGCCAGGCCACACTTGTGCCCTGAGCTGGCCTGCATCTGTGCCCACTCAGGCTCCACCAGAGCACCCCCTGGGACAGCGTCACCTTCTCCAG TGGAGGCGGGACGTGGTGACAGAGACCAAGATTGTTGAGCTGGTGATTGTGGCTGACCATTCCGAG GTCCTGAGGTACCGGGACTTCCAGAGCCTGCTGAACCGCACCCTGGAAGTGGCCCTCCTCCTGGACACA TTCTTCAGGCCTCTGAATGTCCGGGTGGCGCTAGTGGGCCTGGAGGCCTGGACTCAGCGTGACCTGATAGAGATAAGCCAGCACCCAGGTCTCACACTAGACAGCTTCCTCCGCTGGCGCCGGACAGACCTGCTGCCTCGGTTGCCCCATGACAGTGCCCAGCTGGTGAC TGCCACGTCATTCTCTGGGCCCATGGTGGGCATGGCCATTCAGAACTCCATCTGTTCTCCTGAATTCTCAGGAGGTGTGAACATG GACCACTCCACAAGCATCCTGGGAGTCGCCTCCTCAATAGCCCACGAGTTGGGCCACAGCCTAGGCCTGGGCCATGACTCACCTGGGAACAGCTGCCCCTGTCCAGGTCCAGCCCCGGCCAAGAGCTGCATCATGGAGTCCTCGACAGA CTTCCTGCCAGGCCTGAACTTCAGCAACTGCAGCCGACAGGCCCTGGAAAAAGCCCTCCTGGGTGGAATGGGCAGCTGCCTCTTTGAACGGCTCTCCAGTCTGCCCTCGATGGCCAGTGTCTGCGGAAATATGTTGGTGGAGCCCGGCGAGCAGTGTGACTGTGGCTTCCCAGAT GACTGCACTGATCCTTGCTGTGATTACTTCACCTGCCAGCTGAGGCCAGGGGCACAGTGTGCGTCCGATGGACTCTGTTGTCAAAATTGCCAG CTGCGCCCGGCTGGCTGGCAGTGCCGCTCTACCAGAGGTGACTGTGACTTGCCCGAGTTCTGCCCAGGAGACAGCTCCCAGTGTCCCCCTGATGTCAGCCTGGGGGACGGTGAGCCGTGTGCTGGTGGACAGGCTGTGTGCATGCAAGGACGCTGTACCTCCTACGCCCAGCAGTGCCAGGCTCTCTGGGGGCCTGGGGCCCAGCCCGCCGCACCACTTTGCCTCCTTACTGCCAACACTCGGGGGGACGCCTTTGGCAGCTGTGGGCGCAGCCCTGATGGCAGCTATGTGTCCTGTGCCCCTAG AGATGCCATTTGTGGGCAGCTCCAgtgccagggagggagggcccagCCTCTGCTGGGCTCAACCCGAGATCTTCACTGGGAGATGCTGGAAGCCAACGGGACCCAGCTGAAATTGAACTGCAGCTGGGTACACCTGGACCTGGGCAACGATGTGGCCCAGCCCCTGCTGACTCTGCCTGGCACAGCCTGTGGCCCCGGCCTG GTGTGCATCGACCGTCAATGCCAACCGGTGGAGATCCTGGGAACACAGGGATGTCGAAGCAAATGCCATGGGCATGGG GTCTGCAACAGCAACAGACACTGCCACTGTGAGGAGGGTTGGGCGCCCCCAGACTGCACCACCCGCATCAGAG CAACCAGCTCCCTGACCACAGGGCTGCCCCTCAGCCTTCTGTTGTTGCTGGTCCTGGTGCTGCTTGGTGTCAGCTACTGGCACCGTGCCCGCCTGCGCCAGCGACTCTGCCAGCTTAAGGGACCCAGCTGCCAATACAG GGCAGCCCAGTCTACTCCCCCCGAACGCCCAGGACCCCCGCAGAGGGCTCTGCTAATGCCAGGTGCCAAG CAGGCTAGTGCTCTTGGCTtcccggcccctccctccaggccgCTGCCTCCTGACCCTGTGCCCAAGAGACTCCAG tctcaggGGCCCACCAAGCCCCCACCCCCGAGAAAACCACTGCCTACTGACCCTCAGGGCCAGCGCCCTTCGGCTGACCTGCCTGGCCCTGGAGCTGGAATCCCGTCCCCAGTGGTACCCACCAG GCCTGCACCGCCGCCCCCAGCAGTGTCCTCGCTCTACCTCTGA
- the ADAM15 gene encoding disintegrin and metalloproteinase domain-containing protein 15 isoform X5, translated as MRLALLWALGLLGAGSPLPSRPLPDIGGTEEKQARPERALNGSSEPQILQDNLTLSLAEVLQTSLPEALRIKLELDGESHILELLQNRELVSGRPTLVWYQPDGTRLVSEGHTLENCCYQGRVQGHANSWVSVCTCSGLRGLVILSPERSYSLELGPGDLQGPPVISRLQDLLLPGHTCALSWPASVPTQAPPEHPLGQRHLLQWRRDVVTETKIVELVIVADHSEVLRYRDFQSLLNRTLEVALLLDTFFRPLNVRVALVGLEAWTQRDLIEISQHPGLTLDSFLRWRRTDLLPRLPHDSAQLVTATSFSGPMVGMAIQNSICSPEFSGGVNMDHSTSILGVASSIAHELGHSLGLGHDSPGNSCPCPGPAPAKSCIMESSTDFLPGLNFSNCSRQALEKALLGGMGSCLFERLSSLPSMASVCGNMLVEPGEQCDCGFPDDCTDPCCDYFTCQLRPGAQCASDGLCCQNCQLRPAGWQCRSTRGDCDLPEFCPGDSSQCPPDVSLGDGEPCAGGQAVCMQGRCTSYAQQCQALWGPGAQPAAPLCLLTANTRGDAFGSCGRSPDGSYVSCAPRDAICGQLQCQGGRAQPLLGSTRDLHWEMLEANGTQLKLNCSWVHLDLGNDVAQPLLTLPGTACGPGLVCIDRQCQPVEILGTQGCRSKCHGHGVCNSNRHCHCEEGWAPPDCTTRIRATSSLTTGLPLSLLLLLVLVLLGVSYWHRARLRQRLCQLKGPSCQYRAAQSTPPERPGPPQRALLMPGAKASALGFPAPPSRPLPPDPVPKRLQAEMADRPNPPTRPLPADPVVRYPKSQGPTKPPPPRKPLPTDPQGQRPSADLPGPGAGIPSPVVPTRPAPPPPAVSSLYL; from the exons ATGCGGCTGGCGCTGCTCTgggccctggggctcctgggggccGGCAGCCCTCTGCCCTCCCGGCCGCTCCCAGATATAG GTGGCACTGAGGAGAAGCAGGCAAGGCCAGAGAGGGCCCTGAATGGGTCTTCGGAGCCCCAGATCCTTCAGGACAACCTCACGCTCAGCCTAGCAGAGGTACTTCAG ACCAGTCTGCCTGAGGCTTTGCGGATCAAATTGGAATTGGATGGTGAGAGTCATATCCTGGAGCTGCTACAGAATAG GGAGCTAGTCTCAGGCCGCCCAACCCTGGTGTGGTACCAGCCTGATGGCACCCGGTTGGTCAGTGAGGGACACACTCTG GAGAACTGCTGCTACCAGGGAAGAGTGCAGGGCCACGCCAACTCCTGGGTCTCTGTCTGCACCTGCTCTGGGCTCAG GGGCTTGGTGATCCTGTCCCCAGAGAGAAGCTACTCCctggagctggggcctggggacCTTCAGGGTCCCCCTGTTATCTCCCGGCTCCAAGACCTCCTCCTGCCAGGCCACACTTGTGCCCTGAGCTGGCCTGCATCTGTGCCCACTCAGGCTCCACCAGAGCACCCCCTGGGACAGCGTCACCTTCTCCAG TGGAGGCGGGACGTGGTGACAGAGACCAAGATTGTTGAGCTGGTGATTGTGGCTGACCATTCCGAG GTCCTGAGGTACCGGGACTTCCAGAGCCTGCTGAACCGCACCCTGGAAGTGGCCCTCCTCCTGGACACA TTCTTCAGGCCTCTGAATGTCCGGGTGGCGCTAGTGGGCCTGGAGGCCTGGACTCAGCGTGACCTGATAGAGATAAGCCAGCACCCAGGTCTCACACTAGACAGCTTCCTCCGCTGGCGCCGGACAGACCTGCTGCCTCGGTTGCCCCATGACAGTGCCCAGCTGGTGAC TGCCACGTCATTCTCTGGGCCCATGGTGGGCATGGCCATTCAGAACTCCATCTGTTCTCCTGAATTCTCAGGAGGTGTGAACATG GACCACTCCACAAGCATCCTGGGAGTCGCCTCCTCAATAGCCCACGAGTTGGGCCACAGCCTAGGCCTGGGCCATGACTCACCTGGGAACAGCTGCCCCTGTCCAGGTCCAGCCCCGGCCAAGAGCTGCATCATGGAGTCCTCGACAGA CTTCCTGCCAGGCCTGAACTTCAGCAACTGCAGCCGACAGGCCCTGGAAAAAGCCCTCCTGGGTGGAATGGGCAGCTGCCTCTTTGAACGGCTCTCCAGTCTGCCCTCGATGGCCAGTGTCTGCGGAAATATGTTGGTGGAGCCCGGCGAGCAGTGTGACTGTGGCTTCCCAGAT GACTGCACTGATCCTTGCTGTGATTACTTCACCTGCCAGCTGAGGCCAGGGGCACAGTGTGCGTCCGATGGACTCTGTTGTCAAAATTGCCAG CTGCGCCCGGCTGGCTGGCAGTGCCGCTCTACCAGAGGTGACTGTGACTTGCCCGAGTTCTGCCCAGGAGACAGCTCCCAGTGTCCCCCTGATGTCAGCCTGGGGGACGGTGAGCCGTGTGCTGGTGGACAGGCTGTGTGCATGCAAGGACGCTGTACCTCCTACGCCCAGCAGTGCCAGGCTCTCTGGGGGCCTGGGGCCCAGCCCGCCGCACCACTTTGCCTCCTTACTGCCAACACTCGGGGGGACGCCTTTGGCAGCTGTGGGCGCAGCCCTGATGGCAGCTATGTGTCCTGTGCCCCTAG AGATGCCATTTGTGGGCAGCTCCAgtgccagggagggagggcccagCCTCTGCTGGGCTCAACCCGAGATCTTCACTGGGAGATGCTGGAAGCCAACGGGACCCAGCTGAAATTGAACTGCAGCTGGGTACACCTGGACCTGGGCAACGATGTGGCCCAGCCCCTGCTGACTCTGCCTGGCACAGCCTGTGGCCCCGGCCTG GTGTGCATCGACCGTCAATGCCAACCGGTGGAGATCCTGGGAACACAGGGATGTCGAAGCAAATGCCATGGGCATGGG GTCTGCAACAGCAACAGACACTGCCACTGTGAGGAGGGTTGGGCGCCCCCAGACTGCACCACCCGCATCAGAG CAACCAGCTCCCTGACCACAGGGCTGCCCCTCAGCCTTCTGTTGTTGCTGGTCCTGGTGCTGCTTGGTGTCAGCTACTGGCACCGTGCCCGCCTGCGCCAGCGACTCTGCCAGCTTAAGGGACCCAGCTGCCAATACAG GGCAGCCCAGTCTACTCCCCCCGAACGCCCAGGACCCCCGCAGAGGGCTCTGCTAATGCCAGGTGCCAAG GCTAGTGCTCTTGGCTtcccggcccctccctccaggccgCTGCCTCCTGACCCTGTGCCCAAGAGACTCCAG GCTGAGATGGCTGACCGACCCAATCCCCCCACCCGCCCTCTGCCCGCTGACCCGGTGGTGAGGTACCCGAAG tctcaggGGCCCACCAAGCCCCCACCCCCGAGAAAACCACTGCCTACTGACCCTCAGGGCCAGCGCCCTTCGGCTGACCTGCCTGGCCCTGGAGCTGGAATCCCGTCCCCAGTGGTACCCACCAG GCCTGCACCGCCGCCCCCAGCAGTGTCCTCGCTCTACCTCTGA